Below is a window of Mucilaginibacter ginkgonis DNA.
AGATAGCTCTGGCCCGGGCAATAGAACTAACCGACGGTGGCAAGGGTAATGTTACGGTGATCCACGTGGGCGAAGCCGCTAACGAACCAACGATACGCAAGGCGCTTGCCATAGGCGCAACTGATGCCGTACGCATCAACTCAGCAGCGCACGATGCCTTTTTTGTAGCTGAGCAGATAGCAGCCTACGTAAAGCAGCATCCTTTCGACCTGATTCTGACAGGCCGTGAGTCGATAGACTATAATGGGTCTAAAGTAGCAGCGATGCTGGGCGAATTGCTGGACATCCCATCTGTATCGATCATTAAAAAGTTGGATACTACTGATAGTGAAGCGACAGTTGAGCGCGAGATAGAAGGCGGCAAAGAAGTGCTGACCATTCCATACCCGTTTGTTGCCGGTTGCGCAGAGGGTGTGGCAGAACCGAAAATCCCAAACATGCGCGGTATAATGGGCGCGCGCAGCAAGCCCCTAACCGTTTTAGAGCCTGTTGAAGCAACCGTTTATTCGGAAATTTTAAGCTATGAAACTCCTGCCCCACGCGGTCAGGTAAAATTAGTGAGCACAGATGAAACCGCACAACTGGTAAACATGTTGCACACCGAAGCCAAAGTGATCTGATTTAAAAATTCTAGAAATTTAAAATATGTCGGTTTTAGTATATGCAGAGAACGCGGATGGCAAATTCAAGAAATCGGTTTATGAAGCCGTTACGTATGCCCGCGCCATCGCGGACCAAAATAATACAATTGTTACGGCCATTTCAATCGGCGATGTTGCTGATAGCGAATTAAGCCAGTTAGGTAATTACGGTGCGCAGAAGATTTTAACTGTCAGCAATGACAAACTTAAAAACTTTGTAAACCAGGCTTATGCAGCAGTTATCGCACAGGCAGCTAAAAGCGAGCAGGCAGATGTTGTAGTAATATCTAACTCATTCTCTGGCCGCGGATTAGCCCCGCGTGTTGCAGTGAAATTGAGTGCGGGAGTTGCAGATGGCGCGGTTGCCTTGCCTGAACAAAGTGGCGGCAAGTTCACTATCAAAAAAACGGCATTTTCCGGAAAAGCGTTCGCGACTGTCGAACTTACTTCTGCTGTGAAGGTTATCGCACTTACGCCAAACTCTTACAAAGTTGTAGAGAATGCCACCGGTGCGCAACCGCAAGCCTTTACCGTTGAAACTGATGAAAACGATTTTAAAGCAATGCTAAAAGACATTGCTAAAGCAAGCGGTAAGGTTTCTTTACCCGATGCTGAGATCGTAGTATCTGGTGGTCGCGGATTAAAAGGGCCTGAAAATTTCAAATTAGTTGAAGATCTTGCCGAACTGCTTGGTGCCGCAACCGCTTGTTCAAAACCGGTATCAGACGCAGGTTGGCGCCCGCACAGCGAGCACGTAGGCCAAACCGGCATTGCAGTAAGTCCAAATTTATATATCGCGATAGGCATCTCCGGTGCGATACAGCATCTTGCAGGTATCAGCGCATCAAAAGTTATTGTTGTCATCAACAAAGATGCCGAAGCGCCGTTCTTCAAGGTAGCCGATTATGGCATTGTTGGAGACGCTTTCGACGTGGTGCCAAAATTGATAGAAGCTGTTAAAGCTTACAAAGCGTCGGCTTAAAAGATTTGTGATGGCGAATAATATGAAAAAGATCAAGCTGGATATTGTTGGGCTTTCTTACAGCCAAACGCAATCCGGCGCCTACGCATTGGTGTTAGGCGAAGTTGGCGGCCGCCGCAGGCTGCCGATTATCATCGGCAGTTTTGAGGCACAGGCCATCGCTATTGAAATTGAGAAAATGACGCCCAGCCGCCCGCTTACGCACGATCTTTTTAAAAGCTTCGCCCAGGCTTACAGCATTAATATTACAGAGATCATCATCTATAATCTTGTCGACGGTATATTTTACTCAAAGCTGGTTTGCTCCGACGGTAAGAAAACTATGGAGATAGACGCCCGCACATCTGACGCCATTGCGATGGCGGTAAGGTTCGAGTGCCCCATTTACACGCACGAATTTATTTTGTCGACAGCTGGTATTGTAATTGAAGGCAACGACTTTGTGTACCTTGAAAATATGGGCGAGCCTGCTGAAGAAAAAAATACAGTTCCTGTAGGTGGCAGCGGATATGGCTCATTAAGCGTTGATGAGTTGAAAACTAAACTCGCTTCTGCCCTTGGCGACGAAGCTTATGAGAAAGCCGCAAAAATCCGTGACGAACTGAACAGGAGGAAATCTTCCTAGAAGCCTAATCCTAAGCTTTTTTTAATCAAGGTCTGTCTTACGCAGCGGCTAATCCCGCTCCGCCGCTCACAACCAAGGCGTCTTCAATAAGTCCGATAACCGGGTCTAAAATTCTTGTTTGTTTAACCGTTTGCTTACGGATGTAAAAACTCGCATATGTAGATGCCAATGCACTTACACCGCCAATAATAACCCCTCTTAAAGGTTTATTGCCTGCGGCTTTGTAGATACTGGCACCGGCCACCATCCCGGCGGCAACACGGCCTATCAGTCCGGCAGGTTGTATCCGGTTTGGGGCAGATGGCATCTTATCGCCAACAAATTCACTCAAAGCGAGCACCTTTAAAGCGACGGATACTTTGTCGTTTTGCATAAATTTTAAGCCCGATCTGCCGATGTTCCTGCTATGATGGTGACTAAGAATATGACTGGTGACAGCCGGTGCAGAAAAAGTACGCATACCCGCTAATGCTCCCACACCAACTGCTTGCCAAAACGGCTCCTTCATTTTCTTTGACATATCTTATTGAATTATCCTGAATCTAAACTGCGTTATACAGGGTTATGTTTGCCTGTACCCGCAAACATTTTAGCTCTATCGGTAAAATGTTAAATCAATAATTAAGTATGGTTGTTGACCTTCTAAACACTTTATTATGAGATTAAAAGAGGAGAATATACTTGGCGAACTAGGAAGCGCCATAGGTAAAGGTTTATTAGCAGGCTTAGCGGGTACCGCCGCCATGACACTATCTCAAATGATCGAGATGAATATTACCAAACGCGAACCCAGCGATGCGCCGTCTAAAGCGGTGTCAAAAGTTGTTGACGTAAAGCCGGTTAACGAAGATGAAAAAGAAAAAGTAAATAATGAAATACACTGGACTTACGGCACCGCCCTGGGTATTTCACGCGGACTGATCGGCCTTACCGGTCTAAAAGGCTGGAAGGCTACTGCACTTCACTTTGGCTTGGTTTGGGGGGCATCTATGGTGATGCTGCCAAAACTTAAAGTAGCCCCGCCGGTAACTGAAGAAGAACCGCAAGCGGTAGCAATTGACGGTTTTCATCACGCGGTTTACGCGCTGGCTACAGGTTTAGCTTATGACGCCCTGGATGCAGGCGGCCGCCACGAACGTAAACTCAATAAATTACTTACGCAGCTGAAAGACAGGGGGGTCATAAGCAATATCAAGAAGAGGTTTTAAAATCAGCCACTTTCATCACCATTGCGAGCAACAACGTGACGAAGCAATCCCGGATTGCAATGATGAAATTGTCGAATTGTAAAAAACAAAAAACGCCGCTCCGGAAATCCGGGGCGGCGTTTCACATTATATAAACTAAACTATTACTCGGTCACTAATTTTGGCTCTTCGGTTTGTACGGGTTTCTTCTTAAAGTAGTTCTTGATATTTACACGGATGATGTACATACATGGGACCAGGATCAGCGTAATGATGGTAGCGAAACCAAGACCGAAGATCATCGTCCAGGCTAAAGGCCCCCAGAATGCTACGTTATCGCCACCAAAGTGAATATGCGGCGCAAAATGCGTGAACATCTCTACAAAGTCGATATTGAAACCTACTGCCAGCGGCACCAAGCCTAATATCGCCGCAGTAGCTGTTAGCAATACTGGCGTCATACGGGTGTGGCCTGCCTCTACAACTGCATCGTGGAGGTTCATGCCTTCTTCCATCAGTATATCCGTAAATTCTACAAGCAGGATACCATTCCGGACGACGACACCAGCCAACGCAATAATACCAACACCTGTCATCACAATAGCCATGGTCATACCGGTTAAGCTTACGCCCAGTAATACACCAATGATACTGAAGAAGATCTCACTGATAATGATCAGCGTTTTACCTATCGAGTTAAACTGTATCATCAAAATGATCAGGATCAAACCGAATGAAGTTGCCAAAGCACCGCCCAAAAAGGTAACGGCTTCCATTTGATCTTCCTGACCACCACCCTGACGGATGATGATACTATCATCTTTCTTAAAGTTTTGTATCGCTTTAAAGATGGTAGCGTTCACATCATTCGGGTTATATGGTTTCACAACGCTTGATCCCAATGTCAACACCCTGCGTTGCTGCTTGCGTTTAATGTTGCTGTAAGTGTTGGTATAATCAACATTGGTGAAGGCTGAAATTGGCACCTGCCTAATGGCCCCGCCTGTAGCAAGGTCGCGGTAAGTGATCTTCATATTACGCAACTGGTCGATGTTGCCACGCTGCGACTCCAGCGCACGCACCTTGATCTGGTAATCATCTTCTTTGGTATTACGGAAGTCACCTGCTTTAGCGCCGAATACCGCTGCACCAAGTGCCTGGCTAACCTGCGCTGTAGTTATACCTTCGCGGTTTGCACGCTCACGGTCGACATCAAATACAATTTCGGGTTTGTCATTTTGCACATCGGCAACCAGGTTTTCTATACCGGCGATATTCTGTTTAGCCAGGTAGCTCTTTAAACGGTTACCTGTGGCTACCAAAGAGTCAAGGTTATCACCAATGATCTCAATACTGATATCCTTTTGTACCGGCGGGCCGCTGTTTTCCTGTTGTACAGAGATCTTAACACCCGGTAAACCTTGGACGGCACCACGGATACGCTCTAAGACCTTCTTAGTGTCTTTGCCTTCACGTTTGCCAAATTCAACAAAGGCAACGGTTACCTTACCTTTATTTTCGTAATCGCCTTGATCTTCATCGGTTGGATCAGAAACGCCTTTTGTAACGTTTGATATTACCGACGATACAATGTCCTTGTCAGGTTCAACTACTTCGGCTACGCGCTTCTCAATTTTCTTGGTTACCTCATTTGTAGTTGCCTGGTCTGTACCAATTGGCATAGTAATATATACATAGGCAAAATTGGGGTCGCCCGAAGGGAAGAACACCGGGGTTTTACCTAATACACTGTTAATTATCAAGGCTACGATGAACAGACCCAGCGTACCAAACAGTACAGTAACAGGCCTGTGCACGGCTTTTTCTAATATTCTTGCATACCAGTCCCTGAATTTTGGCCAGGCTTTGGTTTGGAAAGTATCTATAGCCCGCAGCAAAACAAAGTGGTTAAGCAGATAAAGCAGGATGGCCAGTACAAGGAAGTTACCCATGCCCATGGTCCATTTACCGGCAAAGAACATGATATAGCTTAAGGCCGCTAACACAGTCATAATGCCCACAACCTTGGCAGTCTTTTTATCAAACTTTGGATTATCATGCTCACCGGCAATATGCGGTTTCATAAAATCAACCGCGAAAACCGGGTTCATAATGTAAGCCACCACTAAAGACGCTAACAAGGTTATGATCAGCGTGATCGGCAGGAAGAACATGAAGTGACCTATCAGGCTATTCCAGAAAGCCAAAGGAATAAATGGTGCCAAGGTTGTCATCGTTCCCGAGAATACCGGTAAGAACACCTCACCAGCAGCCATTTTAGCAGCCTCTTTGATCGGTACGCGGCCGTTGTCAAATATCCGGTGTGTATTCTCTATTACCACAATAGCATCATCCACAACGATACCTAATGCGAGCAGGAATGAGAATAACACGATCATATTAAGTGTGAAACCAATAACAGGCATTACCAGGAACGCGATGAAACACGACAGTGGTACCGACAGTGCTACGAATACCGCGTTGGTAGTTCCCATAAAGAACATCAGGATCACCGTTACCAAGATGAAACCTATAACTATGGTGTTGATCAGGTCATTAAGGGTAGTGCGGGTTTTGTCTGACTGATCGCCTGTCACCGTGATATTCAAACCTTTAGGAAAAACCGTTTTCTGCTTGTTCTTGATCAACGCGTTGATCTTGTCAGAAGCTTCGATCAGATTCTCTCCTGTACGTTTACTAACGTTTAGCGTGATAACATTCTTGAAATTAGGATTTTCCGGCGTTTTTAAACGCGCATAACTTTCCTGCTCTAAGAATGAGTCTTTAATTTCGGCAATATCGCGCAGGTAGATGGCCTGACCTTTTGGATTACGCAAAGCCATGCGGGACACTTCATCAGCGCTCTTAAAATCCTGTTTAATGTCTATGCTCCTGCGCACACCATCGGTCTTTACTGTACCCGCAGAGGTAAGAATGTTCTCATTACCTATAGCCTGAATAATGTCGTTAAAGGTTACTTGCGCCGCGGCCATTTTATTCAGATCGACATTTACTTGAATTTCCGGTGTCAGCGCGCCTACCTCATCAACTTTAGAGATCTCTTTGTAACTTTCTATCTCGTCTTTCAACAGGTCTGCATATTCCTTTAGCTTCTTCAGGTCATAATCGCCGGAAATATTGATGTAAAGGATAGGCAAGTCGGCCACATTGATGTCTGATATCACAGACTCCTTAAGATTATTGTCATTCTGCGGCAAATCTTGTTTTGCTTTATCCACCGCGTCTTTTACATCAACCTTAGCGTCTTTAATATCTACGTTAGCCTGAAACTCTGCCGTAATAATAGATACGTTCTGTACAGAGTTTGAGGTAACCTTCTTTAATCCCTTAAGCGACTTTAGTTGCTTCTCTATCTGCCTGGTTACCAGATTCTCAATATTTTGTGGCGATTGGCCTGCAAAAGTTGTGGTTACGAAAACCTTCGACTGGGCAATGTCAGGGAAGTTTTCTTTAGGCAGCGTATTGTAGCTGATGATCCCCAATACGGTGATCAGGAACACCAGTACGTAAATAGCTGTCTTATTATCTATGGCCCAACTTGATGGGCCGAATTCTTTTTTAACGTCTTTCATGCTCTTATGATAAGATTTTGGTTTAGTTAGCCGCTTGTGCAACCTTTATTCTATCGCCGTCTTCAATGTCAGACGCGCCATCTGTCACCAATTGATCGCCCGCTGAAAGGCCGGAAACGATTTCTGACTTGCCACCATAACTTGCGCCAACTTTTACGTTTTTGCGTTTAGCAACACCATTTTGGTTCACAAATACATAATCGCCGCCCTCAGACTTTTGGATAGCTTTTACCGGTACAACAATAGCGTTTGTCTTGTTGTAATCTGCTATTTTGATAATGGCTGTCATATTAGGACGAAGAGAAGCACGTGCAGGTAATTTAATTTCGGCAGCAAAGCTTCTTGATGTTGGATCGATGGCTTTAGCAGCGAAAGTCACTTTAGTTACTAGTGAATCATTAGCATCAGGAACCACAACCTTTACGCTGTTGCCGGTGCCTACGCTTCCTGAGTATGATTCGGGAACGTCAACCTTAACTTTTAATTGGTCTGCGTTTACTACGCGGATGCCTGTTTGCCCCGGCTGCGCAACCTGGCCAAGTTTAAGGTCCATCTGGTCAACCGTACCACTGATAGGCGATTTGATGGTGTACATCGCCGCTTGTTGTCTTAAAGAAGCTAAAGCTTTTTGGCTGGCCTCTAAAGTAGTTTTAGCCTGAAGAAACTGCACTTCGGTACCTATTTTTTGGTCCCACAGGTTTTTCTGACGCTGGTATAAAGTGTTGTTCAGTTGCAACTGAGCCTGAGATTGGGCAATGTTTTGCCTTAAAACATTATCATCTAATTGAACCATTACCTGTCCGCGCGACACATGCTGGCCAACTTTTACATAAATGGCTGTAATAGTACCAGGCGATTGCGGATAAGCCGTAACATTGTCCTGCGCGTCTATCTTACCTTGCAACTCTACGTAATTTGTGAAGGTGCCGGGTTTAATATCATAAACATTCACCTCTGTCACTTTAGAAGAGTCCTGGCCTGCGCCGGTTTTAGCTTCTAATGCAGTGATCTTGGTTGTCAGGTCTGCTTGTTGTTTTTTAAGATCGGCAAGCTCTGTTTTAGCGTCTTTGGGCTTGTTGCAAGCTGCCAGTGCAACTACAGCCAATGTGGTATATAAAATCTTTTTCATGGTGCTTATTTGAGTGTGTGATTGTTTAGTTTAATATTGAATGCGGCCGTAAGTGCGGTCAAGTTCTACTTTATTTACCAGGGCATCGTACAAACCTTGTATGTATTTATCGTCGGCGTCAACCAAGGCAGTTTCTGCCTGGGTTACCTCGATGCTCGACCCTACGCCTTGCTGATATTTGATCTTCGATACGCGCAATACCTCTTGTGCTAAATCACGGTTGCGGCGCTGGCTGTTAAGTGTTTGCAAACCGTTTATATAATTGATCCTTGCGTACTCTGCCTGTAATGCGAAACCATTCTTAGCGTTTTCCATGTCATTTTGCGTTTTCTGAACGGTGATCTTAGATTGTGCTACCTGGTATTTATGCTGGAATCCCGTGAAAACCTGCCAGCTTAAACGTAAGCCGATATAGCTTGACGGGAACTGGTTGGCGTACAAATTACCGAACGCGTTGTCTTGGTAAGCAGATGTAAAGTTGCCTATCGCCGAAAGCTTAGGAAAATAGTTAGCCTGGTTACGCTTAACGTCCAATTGGTTAAGCCTGTATTGGGTTTCCAATAAACTATACTCAATTCGGTTTTTATAGAGGGTGGTGTCCGTAGTTTGTGCAGCGGCGGTTTCGTCCAGTTTAACATCTTCAAGTTTATCTAACAAGATCAGATTCTCCTGGATAGGCATACCCATTTGAAATTTTAACATTTGATAGCCTACTGCTAATAATCGTAATGCATTCTCTCTGTTAGAAACCAAAGTATTGTATTGAACAGTTGTACGATCTACATCGATTTTCTCTACAAAGCCTTGCTTGTTTTGCGCTGTGGTTTGGTCGAGTTGTGTCTTCAGTTGTTTGATGTTCGCATCAAGCAGTTTTACCCGCTCATCGTTAACCAAAACAGAGTAATATGCCTTGGTAACATTTACGTTTGCCTGGATCTTTGAACGCGTAAGGCTTTTTTGGGACAACTCCTGATAAGTCTTAGATGCCTTTAAGCCTATAAAGAATGTACCATCGAACAATAACTGGCTGGCATCAACCCCAAAGTTAGACTGGTACTTTACCCCAAATTTAACCGGGATGAAGGTTCCGGGCGCGCCGAAAAATTCGCCGGGTAATAAGGTAGTAGGAATTTTAAGATAGTCTAATAAACTGGCCGAGGCAGTCAACTGCGGCAAGCCCTGACCTGTAACCTCTTTCACCCTGTATTGCGCGCTTTTGATGTCAAGGTTAGCGTTTATCACAGTGTCCTGGTGCTGTAACGCATAGGCGATACAATCGGCAAGGGTAAAACTGTGCGTAGGCGCCGCAGGCGGCGGGGTCTGCGCCATTACCCGCGTAATAAGCGAACCTGTTACAATTAATGTTAGAAACAATTTATTCATATCAAGATAGTGATGGTTTTATGCTGTTTTCTTTAATTTATTTTGATACTCATTGAGGAGCTGGTACCCTTCAAGCGTTACTATACCGTAATTGAAATGCTCCACAAACTGCTGCTGTACTTTTACAACATTGAATTGAGGTGCGGGGAAATTTTGCTGATTAAAACCCGATTCTACCTGCAGGATGCGCATGCGCGCAATGACCCGTACATCAATTTCGGGGCGTATATAACCTTCCTCTATTCCTTTAAGCATCAGTTCTTCTAATCGCTGAACTATAGACTCCCATTTAAACTTTTGAATAATGGCCCAGCCTTCCGGATGATATTTCTGCAGATCATGCATAAGAATGGGGTTCATCCGTGACAGCATCTCTTCTGAACAGCGCATCCATTCTGATAACTGCGCGATAACATTATCTGCCTCGTTCATCATCTTGTCCATCTCGGTCTCATCTTGCTGCATCCGCATCTTCACCAAAGCTGTTACCAGCTCATTCTTATCGGCAAAATGCTGATAGATGGTCTTTTTCGACATTCCCAAATGGCGGGCAATATCATCCATCGTAACGCTTTTTATCCCCGCTGTTAAAAACAGGTCTAATGCTCCGTTTAATATTCTTTCGAACTGACTCATTTCGACGCAAAACTATGGAAACATTTTTTGATTAAAAAGTTTCCATCGTTTATTACAATTTCCAGACATTCTTGACTTAACAAATGAACATTGCAAATTTTGCTTAAGAAACTTTAGTAAACGGCGTGTGCTTAAGACATTTACAGGGGATAATTGCGACATGAACTTTATCGTTTACGCCAAAAGCTAATTATTATCTTTGTGCAAACGTATAACCATGCACCTTACTGCTCTGTCTGCCATCTCGCCTATTGATGGCCGCTATAGAAATACTACTAAAGAACTAGCTGCTTATTTTTCTGAGTTTGCCCTCATTAAGTACCGCGTATTGGTAGAGGTTGAATATTTCATCGCGCTGTCCCAATATGGGCTGCCGCAGCTTCAGCCTTTAGATAGCGTGATAACAGAAAAGTTACAGGGCATTTATAAAACGTTTAGGGAGGAAGATGCGCAATCCATCAAAGACATCGAAAAAACAACCAACCATGATGTCAAGGCGGTTGAGTATTTCTTAAAGCAAAAGTTCGACGAGTTGGGCTTGTCATCGCACAAAGAGTTTATACATTTCGGGCTTACCTCTCAGGACATAAATAACACCGCGATACCATTAAGTTTTAAGGAGGCTTTAAATAATGTCTACTACCCTTCTATAAATGAGCTGGTTGAGGTGCTTAAAACCTACGCCTCAGACTGGGCTAATATCCCTATGCTGGCACATACACACGGTCAGCCGGCATCACCTACCCGCCTGGGAAAAGAGATACTGGTGTTTGTTGAGCGGATTGAAAAGCAGCTCGAACTGCTTGATGCAATTCCTTTCTCTGCTAAATTTGGCGGGGCTACGGGCAACTTTAACGCCCATAAAGTGGCCTATCCAAAGCATGATTGGATAGCTTTTGGAAACACCTTTGTAAATGACACTTTAGGTTTAAGCCGCTCGCAGCATACTACTCAGATTGAACACTACGACAACTTTGCCGCCAAATGCGATGCGCTGAAACGCATCAACAATATCATCCTCGACCTTGACCGTGATATGTGGACCTATATCTCCATGAATTACTTTAAACAGAAAATCAAAGCGGGAGAAATTGGTTCATCAGCAATGCCGCATAAGGTTAATCCCATTGACTTTGAAAACAGCGAGGGGAATGTTGGGATCGCCAATGCTTTGTTTGAACACCTGGCCGCGAAGTTGCCGGTATCACGTTTGCAGCGCGACCTTACTGATTCTACCGTACTTCGCAATATTGGCGTGCCGGTTGCCCATACGCTCATCGCGATTAAATCTACAATTAGGGGTTTAAACAAATTGCTCTTGAACGAGGCCGCCATTAACACCGATCTGGAAGATAACTGGGCAGTAGTTGCCGAAGCTATACAAACCATCCTTCGCCGCGATGGCTACCCTAATCCGTACGAGGCCTTAAAAGACCTTACCCGTACCAATAGCCAGATAAATGCTGCTACCATTGCCGCTTTTGTTGATACCTTGGACGTAAGCGAAGAGACACGCGGGGAGTTAAAGTGTATGACGCCACAGAACTATACAGGGGTGTAAGTCATTAACGGGTCAAAACAAGCCTGGCTTTATTGCCAGATGAATTAGATAGCTAACTTTGCTTAGGGGTTATTGTTATCCTGCACTTGTTTCAGGATCTCTCAGAACAGTTTGAATTGCAAGTGAGATGCCGAAACAAGTTCGGCATGACGGTCTCCAGAAAATTAATCTTAACATAATGAACATCAACGTATATACCGAGAGCACGCCGAACCCGGCAACAATGAAATTCATTGTCAATAAATTGCTGATAAACGGCAGCCAGGACTATCCCACCAAAGAGTCTGCAGAGCATGCTTCTTTCGCCAAAGAATTGTACAAGTTCTCTTTTGTAAACGGTGTCTTTTTCGCCAGCAACTTTGTTACTGTGACCAAAACGGAAGGCAGTGAATGGGACGATATAGAGCCTATACTGAAAGAGTTTGTTAAAGGCGCGGTGGAATCGGAGTTAAAAGTTAAAGCGGAAGAAGTTGAATCTGACGTGACTTTCGAAGGTACAGACGCTGAAGTAAAGATCCAGCAGATCTTGCATGATTACGTTCGCCCGGCTGTTGAGCAGGATGGCGGCGCTATTGCCTATAAATCTTTTGAAGAAGGCGTGGTTACTGTTGAACTTCGCGGTTCATGCAGCGGCTGCCCATCGTCGACCATTACCCTTAAAGCCGGTATTGAAAACCTGTTAAAACGCATGGTTCCCGAAGTACAGGAAGTAGTTTCTGAGGCTATGTAATTTGATGATTCCACCGATTTGGTGAAATTACACTGATAGATACTAAGCGCTCTATAGGGGCGCTTTTTTATGTAAGTACATTCCGATCGCGGCATTCTGAAATGCATATATTTACATGCAAGTCAATAAGTTATGTCAACCAGATTATTACCAACTCTGTCCGTCCGCCGAGGTAAAGAAGCAGTAGACTTTT
It encodes the following:
- the purB gene encoding adenylosuccinate lyase, with the translated sequence MHLTALSAISPIDGRYRNTTKELAAYFSEFALIKYRVLVEVEYFIALSQYGLPQLQPLDSVITEKLQGIYKTFREEDAQSIKDIEKTTNHDVKAVEYFLKQKFDELGLSSHKEFIHFGLTSQDINNTAIPLSFKEALNNVYYPSINELVEVLKTYASDWANIPMLAHTHGQPASPTRLGKEILVFVERIEKQLELLDAIPFSAKFGGATGNFNAHKVAYPKHDWIAFGNTFVNDTLGLSRSQHTTQIEHYDNFAAKCDALKRINNIILDLDRDMWTYISMNYFKQKIKAGEIGSSAMPHKVNPIDFENSEGNVGIANALFEHLAAKLPVSRLQRDLTDSTVLRNIGVPVAHTLIAIKSTIRGLNKLLLNEAAINTDLEDNWAVVAEAIQTILRRDGYPNPYEALKDLTRTNSQINAATIAAFVDTLDVSEETRGELKCMTPQNYTGV
- a CDS encoding TetR/AcrR family transcriptional regulator; its protein translation is MSQFERILNGALDLFLTAGIKSVTMDDIARHLGMSKKTIYQHFADKNELVTALVKMRMQQDETEMDKMMNEADNVIAQLSEWMRCSEEMLSRMNPILMHDLQKYHPEGWAIIQKFKWESIVQRLEELMLKGIEEGYIRPEIDVRVIARMRILQVESGFNQQNFPAPQFNVVKVQQQFVEHFNYGIVTLEGYQLLNEYQNKLKKTA
- a CDS encoding NifU family protein codes for the protein MNINVYTESTPNPATMKFIVNKLLINGSQDYPTKESAEHASFAKELYKFSFVNGVFFASNFVTVTKTEGSEWDDIEPILKEFVKGAVESELKVKAEEVESDVTFEGTDAEVKIQQILHDYVRPAVEQDGGAIAYKSFEEGVVTVELRGSCSGCPSSTITLKAGIENLLKRMVPEVQEVVSEAM